From a single Gimesia fumaroli genomic region:
- a CDS encoding outer membrane protein assembly factor BamB family protein: MRAIRNRAAGVLLFLVTLGVGIFSTALSLSAADWPTYRADAQRSGFTTDGLPEKLALHWSHQAAHSPQPAWPRSTRLTYDRVNHCVIAEGRVFFGDSVSGKVQALDLNTGKPIWEFFTEGPVRFAPTAWRDRLLVTSDDGFLYALRVNDGTMLWKHRGGPNAQMAVGNERVISKWPARGAAAVVNDVVYYAAGIWPSDGIYLYALNAETGKPIWSNTDSGQIYMPQPHGGANANSGISAQGYLAVAGDHLLVPAGRAVPASMNRLSGKFEYFHLQKNRAQGGGDTIVAGDLFLNSGVVFKAADGAAIAKSSGGPTVALPDGLVEASKGKITRYQWVETENPDRKGKLVRSKGLKQVWAVKQSHPSAALIIAGDKIVSGSDGFVDLVDLEAGKPLWSTPVEGVAYGLAASDSHLVVSTDRGNVYTFGSAAESLASKNNKAQVVTSPYPADSAAAKVAAEIVERTKIDKGYCFDVGCGDGALAYELANRTQLRIVAVESDPTLVALARQKLTEAGVYGSRVMVLQRPLDQTHGPNKVANLVVSGRSVSEGSNGLPMQELKRLQRPYGGYVCYGKPGKLNIERRGAIQGAGEWTHQYADAANTLCSNDKLVNGQLSMLWYRDFDFVIPSRHGRGPAPLFSRGRLFHEGNDGLIAVDAYNGHELWRFQIEGVLVAYDGDELMGASGTGSNYCLGGDFVFIRHEQRCFQLDAATGKVVHIFEVPPAKDPKAKANKQPWGYIAWHDGMLIGSAADPNHVVAYRYRATTGDMTKQLTESNRLFAFDTKTGKLKWQYDSEDSIRHNAIAIANEKLYLIDRPLADFDRTKESKRNPIPKTAKHATGQLLCLSIHDGYVLWKNKEDIYGTMIAVSAENDALLMSYQPTSFRLSSEKGGRLSVFNSTTGEKTWEAKANYSSRPLINGKTVYAQGGAWNLKTGKPQPFNFKRSYGCGVLASCENMMFFRSATLGYFDFNKNSSIENYGGVRPGCWINAIPAGGLVLVPDASAACSCSYLNKSWFALETQATH; encoded by the coding sequence ATGAGAGCAATTCGCAATCGGGCAGCAGGCGTTTTATTATTTCTTGTCACGCTTGGTGTCGGGATCTTTTCGACGGCGCTTTCTCTCAGTGCGGCTGACTGGCCCACGTACCGGGCCGACGCACAACGCAGTGGATTCACGACGGACGGTCTTCCGGAAAAACTTGCGCTGCACTGGAGTCATCAAGCCGCACATTCACCGCAGCCCGCCTGGCCGCGAAGTACGCGCTTGACTTATGACCGTGTGAATCATTGTGTGATTGCCGAGGGGCGGGTTTTCTTTGGCGATAGTGTGTCCGGGAAGGTTCAGGCACTGGATCTGAACACGGGAAAACCGATATGGGAATTTTTCACTGAAGGCCCCGTTCGTTTTGCACCAACGGCCTGGCGCGATCGACTGCTGGTGACCAGTGATGACGGTTTTCTTTATGCATTGCGTGTTAATGATGGAACTATGCTCTGGAAACACAGAGGCGGACCGAATGCACAGATGGCGGTGGGCAATGAGCGCGTGATATCCAAGTGGCCGGCCCGTGGTGCGGCAGCAGTGGTCAATGACGTGGTTTATTATGCAGCGGGGATCTGGCCCAGCGATGGAATTTATCTATATGCCCTGAATGCAGAAACGGGGAAGCCAATCTGGTCGAACACGGACTCCGGCCAGATTTATATGCCTCAGCCGCACGGGGGGGCGAATGCCAACAGCGGCATTTCTGCGCAAGGATATCTGGCAGTCGCCGGTGATCATCTGCTGGTACCGGCGGGACGCGCGGTTCCGGCATCGATGAATCGTTTGAGCGGAAAATTCGAGTATTTTCACCTGCAGAAAAACCGGGCTCAGGGGGGCGGCGATACAATTGTTGCCGGCGATCTGTTTTTGAATAGTGGTGTTGTTTTCAAAGCAGCCGACGGTGCAGCGATTGCTAAGTCATCAGGTGGCCCGACGGTGGCTTTACCCGATGGTCTGGTTGAAGCCAGCAAAGGAAAAATAACACGCTATCAATGGGTGGAAACTGAAAACCCGGATCGCAAAGGCAAGCTGGTCCGCTCAAAAGGACTCAAGCAGGTCTGGGCAGTTAAACAGTCTCACCCGAGTGCGGCGCTCATTATTGCGGGGGACAAAATTGTGTCCGGCTCTGATGGGTTTGTCGATCTGGTTGATCTGGAAGCGGGTAAGCCGCTCTGGTCAACACCCGTGGAAGGCGTGGCCTACGGTCTGGCGGCCAGTGATTCTCATCTGGTGGTGAGTACCGATCGGGGCAACGTTTATACCTTTGGTTCCGCAGCAGAATCCCTGGCTTCGAAAAACAACAAAGCACAGGTAGTGACATCACCGTATCCCGCCGATTCCGCAGCCGCCAAGGTGGCGGCTGAGATTGTCGAACGTACGAAGATCGACAAAGGATATTGCTTTGACGTCGGTTGCGGTGATGGTGCATTGGCTTATGAGCTGGCGAACCGGACGCAGTTACGGATTGTTGCTGTTGAGTCGGATCCGACGCTGGTGGCGCTGGCACGTCAGAAATTGACTGAGGCGGGCGTGTATGGATCGCGGGTCATGGTGTTGCAGCGTCCGCTTGATCAGACGCATGGGCCAAACAAGGTCGCGAACCTGGTGGTCTCCGGCAGATCGGTTTCAGAGGGGAGCAACGGGCTTCCCATGCAGGAACTCAAACGATTGCAGCGACCGTACGGCGGGTATGTCTGTTATGGAAAACCGGGTAAATTGAACATCGAACGGCGGGGTGCCATTCAAGGGGCCGGCGAGTGGACGCACCAGTATGCAGACGCGGCGAACACGCTGTGCAGTAATGACAAACTGGTTAACGGCCAGCTCAGCATGTTATGGTATCGGGATTTTGATTTTGTGATTCCCTCCCGCCATGGTCGTGGGCCGGCGCCATTGTTTTCGAGAGGGCGTCTGTTTCATGAAGGCAATGATGGTCTGATCGCCGTGGATGCTTATAACGGACATGAACTGTGGCGATTCCAGATTGAAGGTGTGCTGGTCGCTTATGATGGTGACGAACTGATGGGGGCTTCGGGCACCGGCAGCAATTATTGTCTGGGCGGCGATTTTGTGTTTATCCGGCATGAGCAGCGCTGCTTTCAACTGGACGCCGCCACGGGGAAAGTGGTGCATATCTTCGAAGTCCCGCCAGCCAAAGACCCCAAAGCAAAGGCAAACAAACAGCCTTGGGGTTATATTGCCTGGCATGACGGAATGTTAATCGGCTCGGCCGCTGATCCCAACCATGTCGTCGCGTATCGCTATCGTGCCACGACGGGTGATATGACAAAGCAACTTACCGAATCAAACCGATTGTTTGCCTTTGACACGAAAACCGGAAAATTGAAATGGCAGTATGATTCTGAAGATTCAATCCGTCACAATGCGATTGCGATTGCCAACGAGAAACTTTATCTGATTGATCGTCCGCTGGCTGATTTTGATCGCACGAAAGAATCGAAACGCAACCCGATTCCCAAAACCGCCAAACATGCCACCGGTCAGTTACTATGCTTAAGTATTCACGATGGTTATGTGCTGTGGAAAAATAAAGAAGATATCTACGGCACGATGATTGCCGTCAGTGCAGAGAATGACGCGCTGCTGATGAGCTATCAACCGACGAGTTTCCGACTCTCCTCGGAAAAAGGGGGACGATTAAGTGTCTTCAATAGTACGACTGGCGAGAAAACGTGGGAGGCGAAAGCGAATTACAGTTCTCGCCCGTTGATTAATGGGAAAACCGTGTATGCACAAGGGGGCGCCTGGAATTTGAAAACGGGCAAGCCGCAGCCTTTCAATTTTAAACGTTCCTACGGCTGCGGTGTTCTGGCGAGTTGCGAAAACATGATGTTCTTCCGGTCGGCGACGCTGGGGTATTTCGATTTCAACAAAAACAGCAGCATCGAAAACTACGGAGGCGTCCGCCCGGGTTGCTGGATCAATGCGATTCCTGCCGGCGGGCTGGTGCTGGTTCCCGATGCGTCCGCAGCCTGCAGTTGCAGTTACCTGAATAAGTCCTGGTTCGCGTTGGAAACGCAGGCAACACATTAA
- a CDS encoding PadR family transcriptional regulator translates to MAEKRKADLLQGTLDMLILKSLLDGPRHGYGVAKWIQVTTKQALQVEEGSLYPALHRMQKRGWIKSEWGLSESNRRAKYYQLTATGRTQLKSEVQAWSHLVDAISLVLNSNLAEA, encoded by the coding sequence ATGGCCGAAAAACGAAAAGCCGATTTGCTGCAAGGCACGCTGGATATGTTGATCCTGAAAAGCTTGCTTGATGGTCCGCGACACGGGTATGGCGTAGCGAAATGGATTCAGGTCACGACCAAACAGGCGTTACAAGTTGAAGAAGGGTCGCTGTATCCTGCCTTGCATCGGATGCAGAAGCGTGGCTGGATCAAGTCGGAATGGGGCCTCTCCGAAAGTAATCGCCGTGCGAAATATTATCAGTTGACGGCTACGGGCCGGACTCAGCTCAAATCGGAAGTTCAGGCATGGTCCCACTTAGTGGATGCGATCAGCCTGGTATTAAACTCGAATCTCGCGGAGGCCTGA
- a CDS encoding alpha/beta hydrolase has product MQQLTRYAMFLTAFILLPTGFAFSEEANVLLKDSFEKGKTTPDGWKSGANLPGVRYVYDKGRGKSGKRSLSLQKTARRYFPIAQWYRIVPYNGDSKTLQIKCQVRAERTTKAIIDVQFLDANRSSLGHEWASYIGVKQAGDAPANHNWKEYSGTVSIPEKTKQIAIALQIYGPGKVWFDDLEVSFAGSTPTAKETKPKNEKAIEVKAGKGVGQYLLVPPKAKSAAEKEQSLLIVLPGGDGSADFHPFVKRIHENALSEDFVLAQPLARQWTSNQKIVWPTIDSKTDDMQYSTEELIEAVIEDVSKKYKIDPRRIYLLAWSSGGPAAYATVMKKETQVNGALIAMSVFKPKQLPDPKNAKARSIYVLHSPDDKICPYWMAQAAQETLSNADVHTTLVNYPGGHGWKGNVYANIRQGIEWLQKSK; this is encoded by the coding sequence ATGCAGCAACTGACACGATACGCGATGTTTTTGACAGCTTTCATACTACTCCCTACCGGATTCGCTTTTTCGGAAGAAGCAAATGTGTTGTTGAAAGACAGCTTTGAAAAGGGAAAAACAACACCCGATGGCTGGAAGAGTGGCGCCAATCTGCCGGGAGTCAGATACGTATATGACAAAGGACGCGGGAAATCAGGCAAACGCAGCCTGTCATTACAAAAAACCGCACGACGTTATTTTCCGATCGCACAGTGGTATCGAATTGTGCCTTATAACGGCGACTCAAAAACGTTGCAGATTAAATGCCAGGTCCGGGCCGAGCGGACCACCAAAGCCATCATCGATGTGCAGTTTCTCGACGCAAATCGATCCAGTCTCGGTCACGAATGGGCCAGCTATATCGGCGTAAAACAAGCCGGCGATGCCCCCGCGAATCATAACTGGAAAGAATATTCCGGTACCGTCTCCATCCCCGAAAAAACAAAGCAGATTGCCATCGCACTGCAAATCTACGGGCCCGGAAAAGTCTGGTTTGATGATCTTGAAGTAAGCTTCGCTGGTTCCACCCCAACTGCGAAAGAGACAAAACCAAAAAATGAAAAGGCCATCGAAGTTAAAGCCGGAAAAGGGGTCGGCCAGTATCTGTTAGTTCCCCCTAAAGCCAAATCCGCTGCGGAAAAAGAGCAGTCGCTACTGATCGTACTCCCCGGCGGCGATGGTTCGGCTGACTTCCATCCGTTCGTAAAACGGATTCATGAGAACGCGCTCAGTGAGGACTTTGTCCTGGCACAACCGCTGGCCAGACAGTGGACGTCCAATCAAAAAATCGTCTGGCCTACGATAGACAGCAAGACTGACGACATGCAGTACAGCACCGAAGAACTGATTGAGGCGGTCATTGAGGATGTCAGCAAAAAATACAAAATCGATCCCCGGCGCATTTACCTGCTGGCCTGGTCCTCCGGTGGCCCAGCCGCCTATGCGACCGTGATGAAAAAAGAGACTCAGGTCAATGGTGCCCTGATCGCCATGTCCGTCTTTAAACCAAAACAGCTGCCTGACCCGAAGAACGCCAAAGCACGCAGCATATATGTGTTGCATTCGCCTGACGACAAAATTTGTCCTTACTGGATGGCGCAAGCCGCTCAAGAAACACTCTCGAATGCAGACGTGCACACAACTCTGGTAAACTATCCTGGCGGTCACGGCTGGAAAGGGAACGTGTACGCCAATATTCGACAGGGTATCGAATGGCTGCAGAAATCAAAATGA
- a CDS encoding redoxin family protein, producing MRISPLPTVIMTASPLRTRLVLLIVSISIWGIAQLPAQEKNATKNSIDYETRSVEFHVRDEHGKPLEGAKLFANLVYLDSSKNTKISNSNLVTNSTGIAKYKLSHHVTGLRLWVSKPDFVPEFVDFDKGPQGEVTKIPDSFEFQLARGTKLSGIVINESGKPIPNVTVDVSEELGPKVVRTGDPQARINVDATAVTDKSGKWKITNAPAKRAGDDFQFLLKLTHPDYLSDAEWGGLQTQQHVTTTMLRDGTAKIVMHQGIAVKGTVLNTAGDPITKGIIVWHDEPYYGPTVHEVEIDEQGHFKTIPLPPGKHPITVVTPGFQPIRQIVNVGKSMDDLTFTMKPGKTLTLKIVDSHGKPVPKARVSLRGWRGAESLYNWRHSNVLNSRIPTRANENGIYIWDWAPDDGVTYLISARPFASKEVTLTARETAHVIKLDQPLIATGKVTDAQTGKSVKHFRVIPVIEFRPEFLSTSFQNTVPGKEGQYQIMLNGGMRDRRHLIRIEADGYRSAISKNSFGLGEGPVTQDFSLKPAKPRTGRVVDGSGKPVSGATVIAGTPSIVPMMQNNEFDWSGIPLKTSSDGQFQIAATFEPTRIRALHKSGFAEIVRQPDEDIGTITIQPWAQISGRLFQAGKPVPNQLILFKTVQDRKLGEPRFQDSFHTQTDAEGRFEFKRLPPIAGAVQAYLGPWENSPLTSSQSMPLDLQPGDHKTIALGETGATLKGTVVATGRGEVELNKNWSLNYLIRRDGGIPLPNDFPELSFDPKGPVQPAWGLDPNFYSWLKTHQYYFVKLAPEGQLQIGGVPPGDYDLLLRLYEQPAGCLVETIGAKVIPVNVTANDIKSGTKDLGLIEVPCRVGPRVGQYMTSYKFTDTTGREHTINDMKGRYVLMQVWASWCVPCLKSMPDIKATAAQLADKPITFVGLNIDQRPADAEILVEKNHWDWAQNYLGARSDMARQLAISSVPIYYLIGPDGRLAASSNKWLEIKETVEAALKQ from the coding sequence ATGCGAATCAGCCCGTTGCCAACAGTTATAATGACAGCCTCTCCCTTACGCACACGTCTCGTATTATTGATCGTTAGCATCTCGATCTGGGGAATCGCACAACTACCGGCGCAGGAAAAAAACGCAACGAAAAACAGTATCGATTATGAAACTCGAAGCGTGGAATTTCATGTACGCGACGAACACGGTAAGCCCCTCGAAGGAGCGAAGCTGTTTGCGAATCTCGTTTATCTTGACAGTTCTAAAAACACCAAAATCTCCAATTCCAATCTGGTTACGAATTCCACAGGCATTGCCAAATATAAGCTCTCCCATCACGTCACCGGCCTGCGACTGTGGGTCAGCAAGCCAGATTTTGTTCCCGAATTCGTCGATTTCGATAAAGGCCCACAGGGCGAAGTGACAAAAATTCCCGATTCATTTGAATTTCAACTCGCCCGGGGAACAAAGTTAAGCGGGATTGTGATCAACGAAAGTGGGAAACCGATTCCCAATGTGACTGTTGATGTAAGCGAAGAATTGGGTCCAAAGGTCGTGAGGACTGGTGATCCCCAAGCCAGGATTAACGTAGATGCCACTGCCGTGACTGACAAATCAGGAAAATGGAAGATCACAAACGCACCCGCTAAACGGGCGGGAGACGATTTTCAATTCCTCCTTAAGTTGACACATCCCGACTATCTTAGTGATGCGGAATGGGGAGGGCTTCAAACTCAGCAACATGTCACCACCACCATGCTGAGAGACGGCACTGCTAAAATTGTCATGCATCAAGGCATTGCCGTAAAAGGGACGGTCTTAAATACCGCTGGAGATCCCATCACGAAAGGCATCATTGTCTGGCACGACGAACCGTACTATGGCCCTACGGTGCATGAAGTGGAAATCGACGAGCAGGGACATTTTAAAACCATTCCCCTCCCGCCGGGAAAACACCCCATCACAGTCGTGACTCCGGGCTTTCAACCGATCCGTCAGATTGTCAATGTGGGCAAATCCATGGACGACCTCACATTCACGATGAAGCCGGGAAAAACGCTCACACTGAAGATTGTTGATTCCCACGGCAAACCGGTCCCCAAGGCCCGCGTGAGTCTGAGGGGATGGCGCGGTGCAGAATCATTGTATAACTGGCGACATTCGAATGTACTCAATTCCCGGATTCCTACACGTGCCAATGAAAACGGCATCTATATCTGGGACTGGGCTCCCGATGACGGGGTCACTTATTTGATCTCTGCCCGGCCCTTCGCTTCGAAAGAGGTAACACTGACCGCCAGAGAAACAGCACATGTCATCAAACTGGATCAGCCGCTGATTGCGACAGGGAAAGTGACTGATGCGCAAACGGGAAAATCAGTGAAACACTTTCGCGTGATCCCCGTCATTGAATTTCGTCCGGAGTTTTTGTCGACCTCGTTTCAAAATACCGTACCGGGAAAAGAGGGCCAGTATCAAATTATGTTGAATGGCGGCATGCGTGACCGTCGCCACCTGATTCGCATTGAAGCCGACGGTTATCGATCGGCAATCAGTAAAAATTCATTCGGACTTGGTGAAGGACCGGTCACTCAGGACTTTTCTCTGAAACCGGCAAAGCCTCGTACAGGAAGGGTCGTCGATGGTTCAGGTAAACCGGTCTCAGGTGCAACGGTCATTGCAGGCACCCCCAGCATTGTCCCGATGATGCAAAACAACGAATTCGACTGGAGTGGAATTCCCCTCAAAACATCTTCTGACGGCCAATTCCAGATTGCCGCAACGTTCGAACCAACCCGCATTCGTGCCCTCCATAAATCCGGCTTTGCAGAAATCGTTCGACAACCAGACGAAGACATCGGGACGATTACTATACAACCCTGGGCTCAAATTTCCGGCAGATTATTCCAGGCAGGAAAACCGGTCCCGAATCAATTGATTCTATTTAAGACAGTACAGGACCGAAAACTGGGAGAACCGCGCTTCCAGGATTCCTTTCATACGCAAACCGATGCAGAAGGTCGCTTTGAATTCAAGCGTCTGCCTCCCATCGCGGGTGCCGTGCAGGCGTATCTGGGCCCCTGGGAGAATTCGCCACTCACGTCCAGTCAATCGATGCCCCTCGATCTCCAGCCGGGCGATCATAAGACAATCGCTCTCGGCGAGACGGGAGCCACTCTGAAAGGGACCGTCGTGGCCACAGGTAGAGGCGAAGTTGAGTTGAACAAAAACTGGTCGCTCAATTATCTGATCCGCCGTGATGGTGGCATACCTCTGCCGAATGATTTTCCGGAATTGAGCTTTGATCCCAAAGGCCCTGTCCAACCAGCGTGGGGTCTCGATCCGAATTTTTACAGCTGGCTCAAAACGCACCAATACTATTTTGTCAAACTCGCCCCCGAGGGCCAGCTGCAAATCGGCGGCGTCCCACCGGGAGACTACGATCTCTTATTGCGCTTGTACGAACAACCCGCCGGTTGTCTGGTGGAAACCATCGGGGCAAAAGTGATCCCCGTCAATGTGACTGCAAACGATATCAAATCGGGCACGAAAGACCTGGGTTTGATTGAAGTCCCCTGTCGTGTCGGTCCCCGCGTCGGACAATATATGACTTCCTACAAATTCACCGATACCACAGGCCGAGAACATACCATCAATGACATGAAGGGGCGCTATGTTTTGATGCAGGTCTGGGCCAGCTGGTGCGTTCCCTGCCTCAAAAGTATGCCTGATATCAAGGCGACGGCGGCACAGCTTGCCGACAAACCCATCACATTCGTCGGTTTGAATATTGATCAACGCCCCGCCGATGCGGAAATTCTCGTTGAGAAAAACCACTGGGACTGGGCACAAAACTACCTCGGTGCTCGATCCGATATGGCACGACAGCTCGCCATCAGTTCCGTTCCCATCTACTACCTGATCGGACCGGATGGGCGTCTTGCAGCTTCCTCGAACAAGTGGCTTGAAATAAAAGAAACAGTCGAAGCAGCACTTAAACAGTAG
- a CDS encoding endonuclease/exonuclease/phosphatase family protein: MDQNNESTSNTSESKTDAPLFRWGYWIVLALCGIASATAFLPLFPVDWWWVRIGDFPRVQLLIFYLVLLPALFPFRKKKTTIIASIVLGVGIGIQLFWIFPYLPIAPHEVEWAQANDPNSRLRILSANVYQENQNSGALLELIRQVQPDVIVLCEVNERWIRELTPLEEMYSYHLTHPLENTYGIALYTNLTVEEAQVRAMVKQEIPSIDAQIKLPSGQKVRLFAVHPNPPRPGEDTTKRDGELVLVGREVSNDQSAIVLGDLNDVGWSRTTNLFQEVSDLLDPRKGRGLYPTYDATSSIWRYPLDYLFHSEDFRVIEIRILPEIGSDHFPLLLELSHEPEASASQEAPHLDAGDQEDASEAVDKARKSN; the protein is encoded by the coding sequence GTGGATCAGAACAACGAATCGACGAGCAACACATCAGAATCGAAGACGGATGCTCCCCTTTTCCGGTGGGGGTATTGGATCGTTCTTGCGCTGTGCGGTATTGCGTCAGCGACGGCATTTCTGCCTTTGTTTCCCGTAGACTGGTGGTGGGTCCGCATCGGCGATTTTCCTCGCGTGCAACTGCTGATTTTTTATCTGGTTCTATTGCCCGCCTTGTTTCCCTTCAGAAAGAAAAAGACTACTATTATAGCGTCAATCGTACTTGGTGTCGGAATCGGCATTCAACTGTTCTGGATCTTTCCCTATCTGCCGATCGCACCGCACGAAGTCGAATGGGCTCAGGCAAACGATCCAAATTCCCGCCTGCGTATTTTATCAGCAAATGTTTATCAGGAGAATCAAAATTCCGGCGCCCTGCTCGAACTGATTCGCCAGGTACAACCCGATGTGATTGTGCTGTGTGAAGTCAACGAACGCTGGATCAGGGAACTGACTCCCCTGGAAGAAATGTATTCCTACCACCTGACGCACCCGCTTGAGAACACCTATGGCATTGCCCTCTATACGAACCTCACTGTTGAAGAGGCGCAGGTACGGGCGATGGTGAAACAAGAGATCCCTTCGATTGACGCACAAATCAAACTTCCTTCCGGTCAGAAAGTACGATTGTTTGCCGTCCATCCCAATCCGCCGCGACCGGGAGAAGACACCACTAAGCGTGATGGAGAACTGGTACTCGTCGGACGTGAAGTCAGCAACGATCAAAGTGCGATCGTCCTCGGCGATTTGAACGACGTCGGCTGGTCGCGGACGACGAACCTGTTTCAGGAAGTCAGTGACCTCCTCGATCCGCGAAAAGGGCGTGGGCTGTATCCCACTTATGACGCAACCTCATCTATCTGGCGTTATCCACTGGACTATTTATTTCATTCGGAGGATTTCCGTGTCATTGAAATCCGCATCCTGCCTGAGATTGGCTCCGATCATTTCCCCCTGTTACTGGAACTGAGTCATGAACCAGAGGCTTCTGCCTCACAGGAAGCACCCCACCTCGATGCCGGCGACCAGGAAGATGCTTCGGAAGCTGTCGACAAAGCGCGAAAATCAAATTGA
- a CDS encoding AI-2E family transporter: protein MNPDENQSNPYSVILRAITILAVLVAIAAGLVITWELVLTLFLAVLFAVFLNHASLKVSQLLPLSRKGSLAAVVVALLSAFIGVNTFFFTQINQQIEQANQEIDQGAQKVHQWAEQYPSVKSAIQSTPFLAQILQPGHSDPSKQHSDSTAKSDKQTSEKNQAEKTASDKSSASSKPNLNSLPQPAKKAASLVGQMFKTTFGLIVNSLLIFFVGLFLAVSPQSYRDGTVLLVPPARRERIRDLMNQLSETLWQWLVGRFASMLVTGLGASVLLFLIGVPMAGTLGLMTGLLTFIPNIGSLIAFLLAILVALSNSPMTAALVVPTYAVLQLVESYLVTPLIQQKQVSLPPALLISFQAIMGVLFGFLGAAVASPLLAASKVLVEELYVNDYLEGQKSSSQQTLDNTDQAA from the coding sequence ATGAATCCTGATGAAAATCAAAGCAATCCATACTCGGTGATTCTCCGGGCAATCACGATCCTGGCAGTACTCGTCGCTATCGCAGCGGGTCTCGTGATCACGTGGGAGCTCGTGCTCACGCTTTTTCTCGCGGTTTTGTTCGCCGTCTTTCTGAACCATGCCAGCCTGAAAGTGAGCCAGTTACTACCTCTCTCTCGCAAAGGGAGTCTGGCGGCGGTCGTGGTGGCTTTGCTGTCTGCATTCATTGGCGTCAATACATTTTTCTTTACACAGATCAATCAGCAGATTGAGCAGGCAAATCAGGAAATTGATCAGGGTGCACAGAAAGTGCATCAGTGGGCTGAGCAATATCCGTCAGTCAAATCGGCAATTCAGTCGACACCCTTTCTAGCTCAGATTTTACAGCCCGGCCATTCAGATCCGTCAAAACAACATTCGGATTCGACCGCGAAGTCAGACAAACAGACTTCAGAAAAAAATCAAGCGGAAAAGACGGCATCCGACAAATCGTCTGCATCCTCGAAGCCGAATCTGAATTCTTTGCCACAGCCCGCAAAAAAAGCAGCCTCGCTGGTGGGGCAGATGTTTAAAACCACGTTCGGATTGATTGTTAACAGTCTACTGATCTTTTTTGTTGGACTGTTTCTGGCAGTATCGCCGCAGTCATACCGGGATGGCACGGTGCTGCTGGTGCCTCCGGCGCGCAGGGAACGTATTCGCGATTTAATGAATCAACTCAGTGAGACACTCTGGCAGTGGCTCGTCGGTCGATTTGCCTCCATGCTGGTAACTGGCCTGGGAGCGTCAGTGCTGCTGTTCCTGATTGGCGTTCCCATGGCCGGGACTCTGGGTCTGATGACGGGGCTGCTGACTTTCATACCCAACATTGGTTCGTTGATCGCTTTCCTGCTGGCAATTCTGGTGGCATTATCGAACAGCCCGATGACGGCCGCGCTGGTTGTCCCCACGTATGCGGTGTTACAACTGGTCGAGAGTTACCTGGTGACTCCCTTGATTCAACAAAAACAGGTTTCGCTTCCACCAGCACTGTTGATTTCCTTTCAGGCCATCATGGGTGTCCTGTTTGGTTTCCTGGGCGCCGCCGTCGCTTCGCCGCTGTTGGCAGCCAGTAAAGTTTTGGTGGAAGAACTCTATGTGAACGATTATCTGGAAGGCCAGAAATCATCGTCACAACAGACGTTGGACAACACCGATCAGGCGGCGTAG
- a CDS encoding carboxypeptidase-like regulatory domain-containing protein, protein MLRNWIQTLFSYLRLPLIAHADREMNEIREEIAFHLSSSAEEKCEAGMDQQKSQQTALEQFGDVNSVVQDCCHVSLSRHVFWHRIHQILTLGLICAVGFLFWFYTQNKSATNSDLAALAPSGYSLAETNGVIRGTVVTDRGKPVNAAHVLAVVKTWPPNGFRQNSYTAITHADGTFLIKNAYPPQQDYEVQIAALAEGHLLQSEYISMRQGSLKPVRFQLKETAPFVLRFESHDGTPIAGVSAFPFERVDKNGAEHCVYFCSAEPIVQKSNATGTVSMPHFLPGEHVTVYVRFPDSDWQTRQLVVPQKANELVLTPSENDKLDDG, encoded by the coding sequence ATGCTTCGAAACTGGATTCAGACCCTGTTTTCTTATCTGCGTTTGCCACTGATTGCACACGCAGATCGAGAGATGAATGAAATCCGCGAAGAAATTGCCTTTCATCTGTCGTCCAGTGCGGAAGAAAAATGCGAAGCCGGCATGGATCAACAGAAATCACAGCAGACGGCTCTAGAACAATTTGGCGACGTCAATTCCGTCGTTCAGGATTGCTGTCACGTCTCCCTTTCGCGACACGTTTTCTGGCATCGGATCCATCAGATCCTCACGCTGGGTCTGATCTGTGCCGTCGGATTCCTGTTCTGGTTTTACACACAAAACAAATCCGCGACGAACTCTGATCTCGCTGCGCTCGCTCCTTCAGGGTATTCGCTGGCAGAAACGAATGGAGTCATTCGGGGAACGGTCGTTACTGATCGTGGGAAACCGGTGAATGCGGCTCATGTCCTGGCCGTCGTCAAAACCTGGCCACCCAATGGATTCCGGCAGAATTCCTATACGGCAATCACCCATGCCGACGGAACGTTTCTGATTAAAAATGCGTATCCACCACAGCAGGACTATGAAGTCCAAATCGCAGCACTCGCCGAAGGCCATCTGCTGCAGTCAGAATATATTTCCATGCGCCAAGGAAGCCTGAAACCGGTTCGCTTCCAGTTAAAAGAAACCGCGCCGTTTGTTCTGCGGTTCGAGTCCCATGATGGCACGCCCATCGCGGGCGTCAGCGCGTTTCCCTTCGAACGGGTTGACAAAAATGGTGCTGAGCACTGCGTATATTTCTGCAGTGCCGAACCAATTGTGCAAAAGTCGAATGCGACGGGAACAGTTTCGATGCCCCATTTTCTGCCAGGCGAACACGTCACCGTGTATGTCCGCTTTCCCGACAGCGACTGGCAGACCCGGCAACTGGTGGTTCCGCAGAAAGCAAATGAACTTGTGCTGACTCCTTCCGAAAACGATAAACTCGACGACGGATAA